From the genome of Vicia villosa cultivar HV-30 ecotype Madison, WI linkage group LG2, Vvil1.0, whole genome shotgun sequence, one region includes:
- the LOC131648739 gene encoding uncharacterized protein LOC131648739, whose translation MGRIADFLGAPQTSTRRRNNQVVIQADEPVLEPILNPVRPPRQRPEERNQVIDLENQNRRTNTIQQEVPEEQPRVVMVNREQNADEVIHRVRRDNMATENNLTTLIERIMANNGLNTGLRRPNYTFPLADYILQTELPRGTKVPKFTNFLGDTSESTVEHIARYLTEAGDLANSENLRIKYFPSSLTKNAFTWFTTLPPNSIDTWAHLERMFHEQCFTVIPEHELFEMAAGGLDYSIRKKLDT comes from the exons ATGGGGCGTATAGCAGATTTCTTAGGGGCCCCTCAAACGTCTACCCGACGAAGAAACAACCAGGTTGTTATTCAAGCAGACGAACCAGTCTTAGAACCTATCCTAAACCCAGTTCGACCACCTAGGCAAAGGCCGGAGGAAAGAAATCAGGTGATAGATTTAGAAAATCAAAACCGAAGAACTAATACTATTCAACAGGAAGTTCCTGAAGAACAACCTAGGGTAGTTATGGTTAATAGGGAACAAAATGCAGATGAAGTAATACACAGGGTTAGAAGAGACAATATGgcgacagaaaataacttaacaacCCTGATCGAAAGGAttatggctaataatggccttaatactggacttcgacgtccaaactacacTTTCCCTCTAGCAGATTATATTTTGCAAACTGAATTGCCTAGAGGTACCAAAGTGCCCAAGTTTACGAATTTTTtaggggatactagtgaatcaACCGTGGAACATATAGCCCGATATTTAACAGAGGCAGGTGACTTAGCGAATAGTGAGAACTTAAGAATTAAATATTTTCCTAGTTCATTAACGAAAAATGCTTTTACATGGTTCACCaccttacctccaaattccatagatacTTGGGCTCATCTTGAGAGAAtgttccatgaaca ATGTTTCACAGTTATTCCGGAACATGAATTAttcgaaatggctgcaggaggTTTAgactattcaattcgaaagaagttAGATAcataa